From the genome of Schaalia odontolytica:
ACTCGTACGTGATTCGTCCCGACGGATCGATTCTCGCGAGTACGGGTACCGAGGAGGCAGCAACGCTCGCTGCCGACATCCCGCTTCGCACCTCGCAGACGTTGACGGCTTTGGCGGGGGAGAGGATTCCAGGTGCCGTAATGGTGGCGACGCTGATCATCGCAATTCTCACCACCACAACAGTTATCGGACAAGGAATCAGGGCATCAGCGCGCGCCAGACGTGCGTCCGGCCAGTAAATTCGGCAAGATGTGAGTCATGACTGAATCCGTTCCTTCCTCTCCGTCACCATCCGGCGACCACACCCTGATCGTCATCCCAACGTACAACGAGATGTCGACGCTGCCGACGATTCTGGACGACATCTGGGCACACGTGCCGGGCGCGCACGTGCTTATCGTCGACGATTCGTCGCCAGACGGGACGGGGGAGTGGGTCGACAACCGACGCGAGGGGGAGGAACGTCTCCACGTCCTTCATCGCCCCGCGAAGTCGGGGCTTGCCACCGCCTACGTCGATGGCATGGGCTGGGGCATCGACCACGGATACCCCTTCATTCTCCAGATGGATGCGGACGGCTCGCATCGTCCCGTTGATCTGCCGAAGCTACTGAGCCGCATGGCTGGTCCGGATCGCCCGGACCTGGTCATCGGGTCGCGTTGGGTGCCCGGCGGTGCCATCAATGGTTGGTCTGCGAAGCGTGTCGCCCTGTCCAAAGCCGGCAATTATTATGTCCGTTTTTGTCTGGGGACACCCGTGCGCGATGCGACGGCAGGTCTGCGCCTACACCGCGCATCTTTCCTGAGTGAACTCGAGGTTCTCGGTCGGGTAGCGACGACAGGATTCGGGTTCCAGGTCGAAATGACCGAGCTGGAGCGCTCCCTGTGCGCTGTTATCGCCGAAGTTCCGATCACCTTCGACGAACGCATGGCCGGTGAATCGAAGCTCGACTCGTCTATTTTCGTCGAGGAGCTCGTGATGGTAACGAAAGGCGGCCTGAGCCGACTGGCCCAGGCCGCGCGACGGATCTTGCCGAAGCGTTAGCCCTTGCGGTAGGAACCCTCGGGACGCAGGCGCCCCTCGCGGTACGCCGTAAGCTGCTCGGTCAGAACGACCTCGAGCTCCTCGATCGAGCGACGCTCGAGCAGCATGTCCCAGTGGGTGCGCTGCGGCTTGACGGGCTTGTTTTCCTCATCCTCGACGGTTTCGCCGATGAGCTCAGCCGCCTGGCCACACTTGCATTCCCACGTCGCAGGTGCGGTGGCCTCACTGGACAGCGTCACCTCGAACTCGTGGCCATTGGGGCACGCGTAACGAACGATGAAACGGTCGGCGAAAACGACACCGTCCTCAGACTCGAGGGACTTCGCACCGATCTGCATGCCACGCAGCGCGCGGTCAGCCATAACAGCCTCCTGAACAAAAGAACGAAACGGGTCCATTCTATCTGACACGTCAAGCGGAACGCTCCCACGGCCTCGTCTCAACCCCGCCCCACGATCCGATAATGTACATTATGTCTGATTTTCTTTATCGACCGCTCTCCGACCACGCGGTACAGTTACACCCATGACGACAGACCTAGACGTGCGCACCCGGCGCCCCCCTGCCATCCGAGAGACCATCGTTCTCGCGCTAGCGTGCCTGTCGTATTCCATCCTGTCATTCCTCGCGAAGGCTCCAGAGTCTGTCGCGGTCGCTCACGCACACGACGTCGCCGCCTTTGAGTCCCGCTTCGGGCTGTTTATTGAAGGTCACGCGAACGCCTGGCTCACGGCCCACCCACTGCTCGCATCTCTCGCATCCACCCAGTACGCGGTGTCATTCTTCGCGATGACCGGCTTTGCCATGGTTGTTTTATGGCTGAAGGCCCCCGCTCACTATCGGATCGCCCGATGGACACTCGTCATCATGACGCTGGGTGCGCTCATCACCTACTGGACCTATCCCCTGGCTCCCCCGCGCCTCGTACCTGAGCTTGGTTTCGTCGATGCCGTCGCCGAGCACACGTCCGCATATTCTCAGCTGTTTGGCACGCTTGCGAACCCCTACGGCGCCATGCCCTCGATGCACACGGGATGGTCTGTGTGGGTTGCAATCATGCTCGGCACGTACGTCTGGCGCTCATGGTGGGCCCGGCTCATTCTCGCCGTCCACCCCGTTTTAACCATCGTGACAATCGTCGCAACAGCCAATCATTATGTGGTTGATGCCATTGCTGGATGCGCATACTTCCTGCTCGCTTGGCTCTTTGTCACCATTGTAAACAGGGCCTTACTGGGGAATGTGGGAACGCCCGGCGAGACGTCCTAGGACCTCCCCTATTTAAACGCTAGTGTGGGTGCCATGAGACTCGGAGTTGATTTTGGCACCACGACCACTGCGATCGCTATCGTCGATCGGGGGAACTACCCGATCGTCTCTTTCGTCAACAATCACGACGATACGGTCGATTTCGTTCCGTCTATCATCGCTCTTGACGGCGACCGCCTAGTTTACGGTTTCGACGCCGAAGACGCTGCCCGCGAAGGTGCTCCTCACCTGCGCTCCTTTAAGCGTCTGCTGTCCGATCCGTCGGTGACTGACACGTCCACGCTGCGTCTGGGCAATCACAGCATCTCGATCCTCGACGCGCTGACAGGTTTCCTCAGCTACGTCGCGCGCCAGCTGCGCACCAACTCCTCCATCGCGTCGCTTCCGGATTCGGAGCCGCTCGAGGCCCTCGTCGGCATCCCGGCCCACGCATGGTCGGCGCAGCGCTTCCTGACCCTTGAGGCCTTCCGCCGCGCGGGTTGGGACGTCCTCGCGATGGTTAACGAGCCTTCTGCCGCAGGCTTCGAGTACACGCACCGCCATGCGGGCACACTCAATTCCAAGCGCACCGCAATCCTCGTCTACGACCTGGGCGGCGGCACTTTCGATGCCTCCATTGTCTCCGCCACGGGCACGCTCCACGAGGTCATGGGCTCGCGCGGCCTCAACATGGTCGGTGGCGACGACTTCGACGTCGTGCTCGCCACCCGCCTCGCCGCTGCCGCCGGGACCGACTCAGGCAAGCTCGGGGACGAGGCGTGGGAGCGTCTCATCGAAGACTCACGCGACGCGAAGGAGACTCTCTCCCCTTCGACGAAGTTCATCACCGTGCCCGTCGATGGTAAGCCTGTGACGATTCCCGTCACCG
Proteins encoded in this window:
- a CDS encoding Hsp70 family protein; amino-acid sequence: MRLGVDFGTTTTAIAIVDRGNYPIVSFVNNHDDTVDFVPSIIALDGDRLVYGFDAEDAAREGAPHLRSFKRLLSDPSVTDTSTLRLGNHSISILDALTGFLSYVARQLRTNSSIASLPDSEPLEALVGIPAHAWSAQRFLTLEAFRRAGWDVLAMVNEPSAAGFEYTHRHAGTLNSKRTAILVYDLGGGTFDASIVSATGTLHEVMGSRGLNMVGGDDFDVVLATRLAAAAGTDSGKLGDEAWERLIEDSRDAKETLSPSTKFITVPVDGKPVTIPVTDFYEAATPLVEATIEAMEPLLVPDASGVGQLGGDIAGLYVVGGGSQLPLVARVLRSRFGRRVHRSPHTAASTAIGLAIGADPEAAYTVREQLSRGVGVFREREAGSFISFDTLLEPNTELAPGETLTIKRRYRAAHNIGYFRFVEYSSFDEAGVPRGDLQPYGEVIVPFDRSLRRSDIDLSAVPVIRTEDGPLIEESYIVDENGMVTVEITDLEAAYTVTRPLGRR
- a CDS encoding polyprenol monophosphomannose synthase, with protein sequence MTESVPSSPSPSGDHTLIVIPTYNEMSTLPTILDDIWAHVPGAHVLIVDDSSPDGTGEWVDNRREGEERLHVLHRPAKSGLATAYVDGMGWGIDHGYPFILQMDADGSHRPVDLPKLLSRMAGPDRPDLVIGSRWVPGGAINGWSAKRVALSKAGNYYVRFCLGTPVRDATAGLRLHRASFLSELEVLGRVATTGFGFQVEMTELERSLCAVIAEVPITFDERMAGESKLDSSIFVEELVMVTKGGLSRLAQAARRILPKR
- a CDS encoding RNA polymerase-binding protein RbpA, whose product is MADRALRGMQIGAKSLESEDGVVFADRFIVRYACPNGHEFEVTLSSEATAPATWECKCGQAAELIGETVEDEENKPVKPQRTHWDMLLERRSIEELEVVLTEQLTAYREGRLRPEGSYRKG
- a CDS encoding phosphatase PAP2 family protein, coding for MTTDLDVRTRRPPAIRETIVLALACLSYSILSFLAKAPESVAVAHAHDVAAFESRFGLFIEGHANAWLTAHPLLASLASTQYAVSFFAMTGFAMVVLWLKAPAHYRIARWTLVIMTLGALITYWTYPLAPPRLVPELGFVDAVAEHTSAYSQLFGTLANPYGAMPSMHTGWSVWVAIMLGTYVWRSWWARLILAVHPVLTIVTIVATANHYVVDAIAGCAYFLLAWLFVTIVNRALLGNVGTPGETS